The genomic segment CTTGTCGGTGACGGTCCAGGGCCCCTGCCTCAGCCAGCCGTCGGCCTGCGTCCGCAGGTCGGCGACGGCCCGCCGCAGCGCGGGGTCGCCCTTCGCCAGGCGCGCCTTCGTCCGCCGCAGTTGCTCACCGTCCAGCACGACGGTCCGCGGTGCCTTCGGCGCGGCCCGGGTGTACGCCGGCGCGGGCGCCGCGGACGCCGGCGATGCCATGGGCACGAGCAGGGCGGCGAGCCCGGCCACGGTGGCGAGCAGCGCTCCCCGGCCCCAACGTCTTCCGCTCATCAAAGACTCCAATCACATACATGAATTGTGTTCACGCTGACGACCGTGTGAGCGTAGGACAGCCCTTCTCGCTTGACAACGCCCCGCACACGATTCACGGATGAGAACAGAAGGGGGAGAAAAGCCATGGATGACATCAATTACCGCGGAGGTCCACCGGGCGGGCACCAACCGCCGGGCGGAGGTTCCTCCACCCCGGGCTTACGCTAGATTGCCCTTCCTCGGCGCCGGAGTGCCCCACATCGCCGACCGGATCAGAACTCCCCCTCTCTTTGCTGCGGCCATTACCAAGGAGGCGACCGCGACCGTGCCCGAGAAATGGGTAAGCGTCATCATTCCGGTCTACAACGCCGTCGACTTTCTGGATGAATGTCTGGAATCCGTGGTCAACCAGACGATCGGAATCGACCGTATCGAGGTCGTGGCCGTCAATGACGGATCGACGGACGGCAGTGGTGAGCTGCTCGACAGCTGGGCCGCCCGGCATCCGGAGATCCGGGTTCTGCACCAGGAGAATTCGGGCGCTCCCGGCGGCCCGCGCAACCGCGCCATCGACGCCGCCACCGGAGAGTTCCTCTTCTTCGCCGATCCCGACGACTATCTGGGCACCGAGGCGCTCGAGCGTCTGGTCGGGGCGGCCCGCCGCGACGAATCCGATGTCGTGCTCGGACGTATCCGCGGGGTCGGCAGGACCGCGGCCGCAGGACCGTTCAAGCAGAACGTCGAGCGGGGCGACATCTACAGCACCAAGGCGGTCTGGAGCCTGACCGCGCACAAGCTGTTCCGCCGCTCGCTGGTGGCCGAGCACGGACTGCGCTTCGCGGAGGGTGTCCGGCTGGCCGAGGAGCAGATCTTCATCGTGCCCGCCTATTTCGCCGCCCGGGCGATCTCGGTGGTCGCGGACTACGACTGCTACTACCTGATGATGCGGGACGGATTCCCCCATCTCACCCAGCAGGGGCCCGATCCCGAGGTCTTCTACGCGGGCATCCGCAAGGTCCTGGAGACGGTGGTCGAGAAGACCGAACCGGGCGCCCGGCGCAACAGCCTGCTCCTGCGCTGGGGCCAGGTGGAGATTCTCGGCAAGTTCGGCCGTAATTTCCCGCGTTGGCCGGAGGATCAGCAGAAGGCCTATGTGCGGCTGGCTTCCGAACTCCTCGAGGACTTCATCCCTGAGGAGGTCCTCGCCCCGCTCTCCCCGCTCCACCAGACCCGCGGCCAATTGCTCCGCGGCGGTCAGCTGGATGAACTCATCGCCCTCGCCCGGTTCGAGCAGTCCGATTGGGCGGACATCACCGAGATGGCCTGGCTGCCCGACAACCGGCGGTTCACGGCCACCCTGCGCACCCGGCTGCGGGCCGCCAGCCGCCCCGGGAAACTGGAACACCACTTCGTGCTCCAGCGGGTGGGCGACGGGCACGAGGTCGTCGTGCCCACCACGGATCCGGGCGGCGACGAGTCGGCGCTGACCTTCAGGACCGTCTTCGACGTCGCGCATCTCGGCACCGAGGTCCGGCGGCCCGGAGCCTGGAAAATACTGCTCCGGCTGAGTTACGGCGAGCGGTCCGAGGACTTCCCCGTCCGCTTCCCCGGAACGAGGCTCCCGGCGGGCGCGGGCGGCCGCCGGCGGTTCGTCTCCGGCCTCCGCCCGATGCTGGTCTGGCTCTCCCGCGACCCGGAGAGCCAGGCGGAACTGATCGTCACCAACTGGCGCGGCCTCGCCGGAATGGTCAAGCGCAAGGTCCGCAAGCGGCTGTCCCGGTGAGGTCGCGGTGAGGTCCCGGTGAGGTCGCGGTGAGCTGGAGCGCCGTAGCGGTCAGCCGAGGCCGCTCGGCGTGAGGTCCTGCAGCCCGACCACGCGCAGCAGCCGCAGCCGCTCGTAGGAGTCGGTGCCCGGCCGCGCCGAGTAGACGATCAGCCGCTGGTCGTGCTCGGTGCTCAGCAGCACCTCGCAGTCCAGCTCCAGCAACCCCACCACGGGATGCTGGAACCGCTTGGACGAGGAGCGCCGGACGGCCACCTCGTGGGCTTCCCACAGCCGCGCGAACTCAGCGCTGGAGGCGCGCAGTTCCGCCACCAGGGCGGCCGGCCGGGGGTCGTCGGGCCGGGCCGCGAGCACCGCCCGCAGATTCGCCACCTGGCCGCGCGCGAGCCCGTCCCGGTCCTCGGCCGGGAACAGCTCGCGCGCCGCGGGGTCGGTGAACATCCGGCGGACGATGTTGCGCTGCCCCGGCGGGCCGGAGAACACATCGCCGACCAGCGCGGCGGCCAGCGCGTTCTGCGCCAGTACGTCGCCGAAGTCGCTCATCACCTGCGCCGGGGTGTCGTGCAGGCGGTCCAGGATCAGCAGCAGCGCGGGCCTGACATGGGCGGCGCCCTCGCGGTCGTACGCCGGGTCGCCCCGCCGGTGGGCGGGCGAGGGCTCCTCCCCCGCCAGATGGAACAGATGGTCGCGCTCGTCCTCCGTCAGCCGCAGCGCGCGGGCCAGCGCGGCCAGCATCTGCCGGGACGGCCGCGGGCCGCGGGCCTGCTCCAGGCGCGCGTAGTAGTCGGCGGACATCCCCGCCAGCTGCGCCACCTCCTCGCGGCGCAGCCCCGGGGTACGGCGGCGGGCGCCCCCGGTGAGGCCCACGTCCGCGGGGCTGAGGCGCGCGCGGCTGCGGCGCAGGAAGTCGGCGAGTTCGGTTCTGTCCACCCCTCCAGCATGCGGCCGCGGCCGGACGGTATCCAGGGACTGCTGATCCCCGGATCGACGGGTCTCTCCCGCCGCACGGCGTTCCGCCGCACGCTGGGGCACGGCGGGCACGATCCGCCGGCACGGCCGACACGGCAGATGCGAGGAGCGGGACATGCTGACTCTGGTGACGGGTGCGACGGGCGAGGTCGGACGGCGGTTCGTCCCCCGGCTGCTGGCGCGGACAGCGCCCGGCGACGCCGTCCGGGTGCTGGTACGGGACGAGGAGCGCGGCGCACCCGCCGCCGCGCTCGGGGCGCAGGTCGCGGTCGGCGAGCTGCGGGACCCGGAGGCGGTGCGCAAGGCGCTGGCCGGGGTGGACACGGTGCTGAACATCGCGGCGGCCTTCCGCGGTGTGCCGGACGAGGAGGCCTGGGCGGTCAACCGTGACGCCGCCCTGGAGCTGGGCCGGGGCGCCGTCGAGGCGGGCGCCGGCCGCTTCGTCCAGGTCAGCACGAACCTGGTGTACGGCGCGGGGCGCGGCCGCCCCGCGGTGGAGGACGACGAGCCGCTGCCCGGCTCCCCGATGTGGGGCGCCTACCCCGCCTCGAAGTCCGAGGCGGAGCGCGGTCTGCTGGCGCTGCACCGCGAGCACGGTCTCGATGTGCGGATCGGCCGGCTCGCCTTCGTCTACGGGGAGGGCGACCCGCATCTGGCGCAGTCCCTGCGGTGGGCGGGCGGCTGGGCCGGGCACCGGCGGCTGACGATGGTGCACCACGCCGATGTCGCCCAGGGGCTGCTGCGGCTGCTGCGCGCGCCGGGAGCGGCGGGGCGGGTCTACAACATCGCCGACGACGCCCCGGTGTCCGCGGTCGAGCTGCACCAGCTCAACGGGGTGGAGCTGCCCGCCGGCATGGCGGGCCGGCCGCTGGACGACCCGTGGGAGGGCGTGGTGTCGACCGCCCGCATCCGCGACGAGCTGGGGTTCGGCCCCCGCTACCCCTCGGTGTGGACCGCGTGGGACGCGGGCGCGCTGTGACCCGGCGGTCCGGCATCACCCGTTTCAGGGACGCACCGGCGCGCGGCCGTGCCCGGTGCCCGCCGGCTGGGACGCTGGGCACATGACGACGGTGCGGCGGACGGTCCCCGGTGACGTGGACGAAGTGGTGGCGCGGATGCGCGCGCTGGATGCCGCGCTCCCGCCGCACGACGGCGTCGCGGTGTTCAACCGGGTCTATCTCTCCGTCACCGAGGAGATGCGGCGGCTGATGTCCGCGGGGGTCTTCGACGACCCGCACGCCGCCGCCGAGTTGGACGTCCGCTTCGCCGGCCGCTATCTGGCGGCGGTCGGCGCGGTGTCCTCCCGGCGCCGGGCCCCCGCCTGCTGGCGTCCGCTGCTGCAGCTGCGCGGGCACCGCGGGGTGCGGCCGCTGCAGTTCGCACTCGCCGGGATCAACGCGCACATCGGCCATGACCTGGCGCTCGCGCTGGTCGACACCTGCCGGGCCCTGGACCGTGAACCCCTCGCGATGGAACGGGACTTCGAGCGGATCGGCGATGTGCTGGTGGCCATCGAGGAGCGGGTCCGCGAGGACCTCATGCCGGGGCCCGACCTGCTGGACGTCGCCGACCCGCTGACCCATCTGGTCGGCTCCTGGAGCCTGGAACGGGCGCGGGACGCGGCCTGGGCCGCGTCCCGCCTGCTCTGGTCCTTGCGGCACACCGGTGAGATGTACCGGGAGTGCGTGGACCGGCTCGACGCGGGCGTGGGGCTCGTCGGCCGGTTCCTGCTCACTCCGCTGGCCGGCCGGTGACCCGGGACCGGGGCGGGACCGGGGGTCAGCCGAACTGCTTGACGGCCTGGTAGTACGTCCAGGCGAGGCTGTTGCAGGCGGCCTTCGTCACGACGTTGTAGCCGTGCGAACCGCAGACCCGCTTGAGGTCCTCGTACAGCATGCTGTCCAGCCGGGGCTTGTTGGCGCTGAACTGTCCGGCCGCCTTGTAGTTGCGGTAGCCGAAGTCGTGGTGGGCGCACCCCAGGTTGAACGGGAAGCCCAGCGGGTTGTCGGGCGACGACGAGCAGTAGTCCGTGGACCAGTCGAAGCCGTAGGCGGACCAGGCACCCTGGTTGTTGCGTGCCGAGATGAAGGCGTTGTAACTGGAGGCGCTGGTCTGGGTCCAGCTGGACAGGACCTGGGGTTTGTCGGCGGGTGCCGCGGACGCCGGAACTGCGGCGCCGGCGACGGCGATCAGGGCGGCGGCCGGAAGGGCCAGGACTACGGGCAGGCGACGGCTCATGCGCTACCTCCGGGATCCGGCGGCCCGCGTGGGGCGGGCCGCTTACTCGGAGGATTGCACCGCGAGCGGCTGGCGTCCCGCTATACGTCTCCTTAAGCCCCGGTCACGTTACGACGTCAACCCGGCTGGCCGCACGGGGTGCCCGGCGGCGCTCAGTCCTCGTCGAGGAAGACCGGCGCGATGTCCTCGTACACGTCGCCAGGACCGGGGTTGGTCGCGTCGGTGCCGCCGCCGAAGTGGTGCATGACGCCCCACACCGCGTTGAGCGCCGTCTGGACCGCGCCCTCGGCCCAGCCCGCCGTCCAGGAGATGTCGTCGCCCGCGAGGAAGATGCCGCGCTTGTCCTGCGGCAGCGCGTCCTGCATGAAGTGGGTGAACAGCCGCCGCTGGTAGCGGTAGTGACCCGGCAGGTTCGCCTTGAAGGCGCCCATGAAGTAGGGCTCGTTCTCCCACGACACGGTCACCGGGTTGCCGATGATGTGCGAGCGGATGTCGACCTTGGGGTAGATCTCACCGAGCGAGGTCAGCATGACCTCCATGCGCTCGTTGGCGCTCAGCGGGAGCCACTTGAGGCTGTCGTCGCACCAGGTGTACGACAGGCAGATGGTCGCCGGCCGGTCCGGGCCGTCGTCGAGCAGGTACGTGCCGCGGGTCATCCGGTCGGTGAGCGTCATGCTCATCACGTCACGGCCGGTCTGCTCGTCCTTGTCCAGCCAGAACGGCCGGTCGACCGGCACGAAGAGCTTGGACGACTCCATGTAGTGGGTGCGCTCGATCGCCGTCCAGTGGTC from the Streptomyces sp. RKAG293 genome contains:
- a CDS encoding phospholipase; the encoded protein is MSRRLPVVLALPAAALIAVAGAAVPASAAPADKPQVLSSWTQTSASSYNAFISARNNQGAWSAYGFDWSTDYCSSSPDNPLGFPFNLGCAHHDFGYRNYKAAGQFSANKPRLDSMLYEDLKRVCGSHGYNVVTKAACNSLAWTYYQAVKQFG
- a CDS encoding helix-turn-helix transcriptional regulator, whose protein sequence is MDRTELADFLRRSRARLSPADVGLTGGARRRTPGLRREEVAQLAGMSADYYARLEQARGPRPSRQMLAALARALRLTEDERDHLFHLAGEEPSPAHRRGDPAYDREGAAHVRPALLLILDRLHDTPAQVMSDFGDVLAQNALAAALVGDVFSGPPGQRNIVRRMFTDPAARELFPAEDRDGLARGQVANLRAVLAARPDDPRPAALVAELRASSAEFARLWEAHEVAVRRSSSKRFQHPVVGLLELDCEVLLSTEHDQRLIVYSARPGTDSYERLRLLRVVGLQDLTPSGLG
- a CDS encoding glycosyltransferase family 2 protein, whose translation is MPEKWVSVIIPVYNAVDFLDECLESVVNQTIGIDRIEVVAVNDGSTDGSGELLDSWAARHPEIRVLHQENSGAPGGPRNRAIDAATGEFLFFADPDDYLGTEALERLVGAARRDESDVVLGRIRGVGRTAAAGPFKQNVERGDIYSTKAVWSLTAHKLFRRSLVAEHGLRFAEGVRLAEEQIFIVPAYFAARAISVVADYDCYYLMMRDGFPHLTQQGPDPEVFYAGIRKVLETVVEKTEPGARRNSLLLRWGQVEILGKFGRNFPRWPEDQQKAYVRLASELLEDFIPEEVLAPLSPLHQTRGQLLRGGQLDELIALARFEQSDWADITEMAWLPDNRRFTATLRTRLRAASRPGKLEHHFVLQRVGDGHEVVVPTTDPGGDESALTFRTVFDVAHLGTEVRRPGAWKILLRLSYGERSEDFPVRFPGTRLPAGAGGRRRFVSGLRPMLVWLSRDPESQAELIVTNWRGLAGMVKRKVRKRLSR
- a CDS encoding NAD-dependent epimerase/dehydratase family protein; amino-acid sequence: MLTLVTGATGEVGRRFVPRLLARTAPGDAVRVLVRDEERGAPAAALGAQVAVGELRDPEAVRKALAGVDTVLNIAAAFRGVPDEEAWAVNRDAALELGRGAVEAGAGRFVQVSTNLVYGAGRGRPAVEDDEPLPGSPMWGAYPASKSEAERGLLALHREHGLDVRIGRLAFVYGEGDPHLAQSLRWAGGWAGHRRLTMVHHADVAQGLLRLLRAPGAAGRVYNIADDAPVSAVELHQLNGVELPAGMAGRPLDDPWEGVVSTARIRDELGFGPRYPSVWTAWDAGAL
- a CDS encoding DUF5995 family protein, whose translation is MTTVRRTVPGDVDEVVARMRALDAALPPHDGVAVFNRVYLSVTEEMRRLMSAGVFDDPHAAAELDVRFAGRYLAAVGAVSSRRRAPACWRPLLQLRGHRGVRPLQFALAGINAHIGHDLALALVDTCRALDREPLAMERDFERIGDVLVAIEERVREDLMPGPDLLDVADPLTHLVGSWSLERARDAAWAASRLLWSLRHTGEMYRECVDRLDAGVGLVGRFLLTPLAGR